The genomic region ttttttttatatggagaaaaaaaaaatatatataggaatattattatattaatttagAATATGTAATgaatgaatattatatatatgttatatatacatatattaagatatatatttatagaaaatgtatttataaaaaaatatataatataaagtGACTTATCTATATACAAGTATGTGTGGATACTTTTTATgtgtttctttttttttttttttttttaacttcTTATGCATATATANNNNNNNNNNNNNNNNNNNNNNNNNNNNNNNNNNNNNNNNNNNNNNNNNNNNNNNNNNNNNNNNNNNNNNNNNNNNNNNNNNNNNNNNNNNNNNNNNNNNNNNNNNNNNNNNNNNNNNNNNNNNNNNNNNNNNNNNNNNNNNNNNNNNNNNNNNNNNNNNNNNNNNNNNNNNNNNNNNNNNNNNNNNNNNNNNNNNNNNNNNNNNNNNNNNNNNNNNNNNNNNNNNNNNNNNNNNNNNNNNNNNNNNNNNNNNNNNNNNNNNNNNNNNNNNNNNNNNNNNNNNNNNNNNNNNNNNNNNNNNNNNNNNNNNNNNNNNNNNNNNNNNNNNNNNNNNNNNNNNNNNNNNNNNNNNNNNNNNNNNNNNNNNNNNNNNNNNNNNNNNNTATCATCTCtatattaacaaaaaaaaaaaaaaaaaaaaaaaaaaaaaactctttcatttattattattttttaaatattatatatatgtatatatataaatgaaagtatgattaataacaaaatttataattggacttttttttttttttttcaccataatatatatatatatatatatatatgtatgtattatatatatgcatatatatatgtattttctctttttttcttaaactttttacatttaaaaaaaaaaaaaaagaaaaccTAAAACTCttctaaatatataaatcaataTCCATGTAATCTTCATTTACTCATATCTATTAattgttataaaaatatatacatatatatatatatatatatatatatatataagtatatatacatatgtgtgcatttacatatataaatataaataagcacgtatatacatgtaagtataaaaaaatgactAATTTCTTCGTAGTTGTAAAATTCGTAcaaaaaagtaatatatatatatatatatatattatataaataaatatgtacatgtataatatataaataaatgagcacatgtatattataatatttttttctcttataaatataaatatatttataaatatatatatatatatatatatataaatgaatagattttatgaacatataaaaaattacaattaaaaaaaaaaataagaaaaaaaaaaaaaaacgataaaaatgaaaataaaaatatgatcatgtatttagaaatatatacacatatgaataatatatatatatatatataatatatatatgtaaataatatggataatatatataacatgtataatataaataaaataaatatatgtatatatgtataataaaataatatagtTCTCTCTCTCTGTCTCTCTtactaaatatatatatatatatatatatatatatatatttagtgaaagataaaatatgtataattttttttcgtttgaatgtaatatttaaaaattaatagGTACATAACATATAGGAATACACGttaatatgtaaaatatattaatacatgCATATATAATCTATCTACTTATAGAATATGTGTTGTATCTCATTTGATTTGGGGAGTCCATACCTCCATACATTAAATGTGTCATATAAGGTTGGTGGTGATTTCCTATGATGGGCTGTTGAACTGAGTATGGTTGTGCAGGTGTTAATTGTGGTTGTGCTGGTGTATTCATTTGTACATAATGTTCTTCCCCTTTTTTTAACTGAACCTTTAAATGCTTTCCTGATACATAAAATCCATGCATACCTTTTATTGCATTTAAAGCTGATTCAGGATTATTAAAACTAACAAAACCATATCCTTTATTTCTTCCATTGGCATCTCGTTGAATTCGTGCGCTTACAACATAGCCAAAGTGTTGAAAGTGCTACAATAAgcaaataaatataaatatatacataaatatatatatacataaatatatatatacataaatatatatatatatatacattttaggtgtgtcttttttctttttttttttacttgATATAGCTCCATGTCTGTCCAATGGGATGGCAaatgaaaaacaaaaacatTTGCCCCTGGTGGACCAAAGGAGGGTGCTGAACCCTTTCCAGGAAAATTGGTTGAGGACATTTCTTTTGGTTTTTCCCATTGTGAATGTCCTGTTACtgaattataataatatggatgACCATCTGTTGTCACATGTTTTTGCcatacatttttatttcctcCTTGAGCATcatttgaattattatatttataactTGCAAATCTTACATCTAATGGCCTTTGACTATTTGgaaaaatacatttatagTCTAAAGCTTCAATTGCTTTATATGCCTCAGACCTTTGCTCGTATGTAATAAATGCCCATCCTCTTGGACTCTGAGCCGTAGCTGGTACGTAATAAACTTGTGTTATGGTACCATACTTCGCTGCCTCAGTTTTTAGCTCTTCctataaaattaaagaaaaaataaaaataaaaataaaaataaatatatgtatatatatatatatatatatatatatatatatatatatatttatgtaaacTTGAACAACAGAAAAATCGACACCATGGAAAAAATTAGTAAATATTCAATGAAATAAGACACACacacaaaaaataaaataaaataaaaacctacaaaaaattacgtttttaatatatatatatatataattgtttCTTTTACCTCCGTTACATCTTTAGGTATACTTccaataaaaattttactTGAATTTGTTAATgacatttttattaatagatataaatatataatatgaatgtatatgtatatatatatgtataaatatatatatatatatataaatatgtataaatatatatatatatatatatatatattttttttttttttttaatttttttacacaatttttaacaaaaaatatgcatgtaggtttatatataaatatatatataatgcTATATATggattattatatatatatatagaaagaaaaaaaaaattacgAATAATATACAGTACAAATATAAGAACTTTAAAGgttaacatataaataagcacaaaaatatatatatatatatatatatatatatatatatatatgtattatcaaatatgtattttaatataaatgtacataaatgttatatatataaaggattcaaaaaatttacatatgtatatttaatatgcataaatatatataggtatattttttttaatttataaaaatatttcaaatttattaaattagacgactataattaaaaaaatatatataagtataaaATTATACNNNNNNNNNNNNNNNNNNNNNNNNNNNNNNNNNNNNNNNNNNNNNNNNNNNNNNNNNNNNNNNNNNNNNNNNNNNNNNNNNNNNNNNNNNNNNNNNNNNNaaattattattatttttttttttttttttattattttctctctctctatatatataaatatatatattattttatatatatatatatattttttttttttttttttttttttttttttgtagcATACggttttatattttatatttatattttttcccCTCTTTggttttatattaatatatatatatttttttttttaatattttttttattattgtacatatatataaaagtatgaattttttttattttattattattgcatattatattatattatatatataaatatatatatatatatacaaatatatatttatatatataaataaatgttataataataatgatttaaatatttataattatatgaataatatataatcatttttataaataaataaaaaataatatatatattatgcgaaaaaaacaaaaaaaccataatataaagaaaaaaaatatatatatatataatatatatatattatatataaatgtatatataataatataattataaatatactaaaatatataaataaaaaaatgtaaatatataaatatataaaaaaaaaattaagataaaataaaataaatatataaaataataataaaagaagtgaaaataatttcttaaaagttatttttttaaattgaATTTCTAAAcattaaagaaaaatataatataataaaatataataatatataataataaaataaatataatacatctcttattttacattttaataaatttttttcatatatattgtattattttttattattattattattttttttttttgtgttttaaaaaaaaagtgatTGGAggatatataatatataaataaaaaaaaaaaaaaaaaaaaaaaaaaaaaatttaaaaattaattttttttttttttatataaatatatttatatataattttttttttttttttattttttttttttttaaattttatttttttttttataattttttttttttttgggaaaaattttttttttaaNNNNNNNNNNNNNNNNNNNNNNNNNNNNNNNNNNNNNNNNNNNNNNNNNNNNNNNNNNNNNNNNNNNNNNNNNNNNNNNNNNNNNNNNNNNNNNNNNNNNNNNNNNNNNNNNNNNNNNNNNNNNNNNNNNNNNNNNNNNNNNNNNNNNNNNNNNNNNNNNNNNNNNNNNNNNNNNNNNNNNNNNNNNNNNNNNNNNNNNNNNNNNNNNNNNNNNNNNNNNNNNNNNNNNNNNNNNNNNNNNNNNNNNNNNNNNNNNNNNNNNNNNNNNNNNNNNNNNNNNNNNNNNNNNNNNNNNNNNNNNNNNNNNNNNNNNNNNNNNNNNNNNNNNNNNNNNNNNNNNNNNNNNNNNNNNNNNNNNNNNNNNNNNNNNNNNNNNNNNNNNNNNaaaaaaaaaaaaaaaaaacaattcttttttttaaattttaaaaaatttttttaattatatttttttttttttttttttttttttttttttttttttttttgttttaaaaaaaaaatgaaatgaggaaatataaaaaaaaaaaaaaaaaaaaaaaaaaaaaaaaaaaaaaaaagttgaaaatataatttgttttatattatatacataaaaaaaaagttgaaaatataatttgttttatattatatacatatatatataaaaaaaaaaaaagttgaaaatataatttgttttatattatatacatatatatatatatatatatgttattgtgattatatattttttttttaaatattatattatatattataatagtATATCGTTATGGGgtaaatattctttttaatacatatataatatatatattataatatatataagaatatatctttatggggatatcatatttttttttaatatacatatatatgtatatatatatatatatatatatatataataataatatatcgTTATGGGGTATACTATATTTctaaatatgtaaattatatatatttatttcttttcctttttttttttttttccacCTTTAGAGATTAATACTGCACGccataattattatatatatatatatatatatatatttatttattaaaaaaaaaaatatatatatatattatattcaaatataaaattatttaatatacaatattatatatatataatatacatagataaatttgtttaatgtataatatatagcattttgtataattcttaatatatatatatattatattttttttgtattccgtacgtttttattaaaaataagatatatatttataatattaataagtatatatatatatattttttttttataaggggatataaaaagaaaaaaggaaaatataatttttattttataaaataaattatatgtttttttcttatgttagaatgaaattatatattatatatatatatatatatattatatttatgtgcATATAAAAAGTAATTATCCACTTAtgttaaaataaaaataataaaaatttttatttatgtacttatatttatttatttatattgttgTCCATTGGGAACGTTTTAATTAAAGATGTTAGTATTTGagttaataaatattaaaagttattcttaaaaaaaaaaaataaaaacataacAGTATAgttaacatttttatatatcttaaagaaaatattgccttatataagaaaaacAATAATTACCTACATGTACcaacatataaataaatatatatgtataaatatatatatattattaaccTTTGGGGAAATtaggaatatataatttcgTTGAATTATtgaaatttaaaaaaaaataaataaataattgaggtatgaataaatatttattttcttttatcactttaatttatgttaaattttttttttttttttaaccTATATTATAAACCATAAGAATGCTATTTTAATAGGATCCATAGTTTgtttctttatattttttaaaacaaataatatatataatattcatcGTATTACCCTTAcgttatatatatatatatatatatatatatatttatttatttatttttttatttttttttttatggaTCATAAGGGAAATTAAACtttctataaatatataatatatttcatttcttttccataatataaatattatattttaaatacaCTATCATAATAAGTAATTGGAAGAGTATGTAtttcaaatttttttttttttttaaattttataagagtcaacaaatttttataacacTGATAagtaatattaaatataataggctaaataataatatacatacatatattatatatatatatatatatatatgtttagTTTAATAtttagtaataataaaaaattatgattttcttttatatgacaaaaaataaaacatgATATTTAAATGACTAAAGAAATATTTGAAATACCTCTAAAATTAATCatcttctttttattacaaatacataagaaaatatatatatatatatatatatatatatatatatatatatgtataacatgaaaagtataaatattataaaacatggaaaattaaaaatataacaataacttatttttaaacctaggaaatatatatatatatatatatatttataatatatgtacacaaatatgaaaattattttgtaaaatctataaaataaataaaaaaaaagcacataaaaacaatatttattttatatatatatatatatatatatatacttaatattatcatatggggacatattaaaatatttcaattatttctttttttgttattaattaaattatctggatattataatatattattttatattgtatataatatataaatatattattaaccAATAATTAAtgtttgtatttatataataattatataaaacatattaatataatgtatatataaataatatataatatttactatatattatattattaagggcaaaatattatatatatataatattatatatatatatattctgaaatattaacaattattattatatatatatatacataataatatatttacagttttctaataatataagaTTTCAAGAAGAaatgcaaaaaaaaaaaaaaaaaaaaaaaaaaaaaaaattaaaaaaaaataaaaNNNNNNNNNNNNNNNNNNNNNNNNNNNNNNNNNNNNNNNNNNNNNNNNNNNNNNNNNNNNNNNNNNNNNNNNNNNNNNNNNNNNNNNNNNNNNNNNNNNNNNNNNNNNNNNNNNNNNNNNNNNNNNNNNNNNNNNNNNNNNNNNNNNNNNNNNNNNNNNNNNNNNNNNNNNNNNNNNNNNNNNNNNNNNNNNNNNNNNNNNNNNNNNNNNNNNNNNNNNNNNNNNNNNNNNNNNNNNNNNNNNNNNNNNNNNNNNNNNNNNNNNNNNNNNNNNNNNNNNNNNNNNNNNNNNNNNNNNNNNNNNNNNNNNNNNNNNNNNNNNNNNNNNNNNNNNNNNNNNNNNNTGAAATATtaacaattattattatatatatatatacataataatatatttacagttttctaataatataagatttcaagaagaaatgaaaaaaaaaaaaaaaaaaaaaaaaaaaaaaaaattaaaataaaataaaataaaataaaatgaaataaaaaaactcatgtttatttttaatattatacttttatttttttattttttttttttctttttgtaaaaatataaaaaatttatatgtaatatatataatatatattacataaaataaaattatattacctttttatatttcataatatatatattatatatatgtatattaattttttaaaatgggaaaaagaagaaaaagaaaatgaaaaaaaaaaaatgttgacgtatatttttattatttatatatttactatataaataatgatatatatatatatatatatatatatatatataattataacacattgttaatttatattttattttattttttaaaatattttccttGTGAAAAATCATTTTAATAGAAAAGTATGGATTATTTGGTTAGGAATAATGAATACTGTAATGTTTTATATGATGGAAATGAATTATtaaggaaaagaaaaataaattttgaaaatgatatttgtccttataaaattaattattgGAATAATTACAAcaataacataaatattaataatgataatatgaataatgaaatagtaaatgaagaatttgagaatacttataataatactaataataatatgtattatcTTCTTGGAAAAGAGGACATGGACGAACCTAGATTgtgttataaaaaaagaaacatttacaatgaaaattttaagGATAACTTAGAATATTATGAGaatgtaaataattatgataatgataacagtagtaatatatcatacaaatttattaataatgagTGTGACAAGATGAAAAAATCTGGAGAAAGTACTCAGGAGAACaatgataatgaaaataataataataatgatgagagtaacaataataataacgagagtaacaataataataataataatgagagtaacaataataataataataatgagagtaacaataataataataatgagagtaacaataataataataatgagagtaataataataatcatgggaataataataatagtagtaataataacaacaataataataacaacaacaataataataataataacaataataacaacaacaacaacaataataataataataataataataataataataataacaataataatgataagaatgaagatgatgaaaataCTACAGggaaaggaaaaaaaacagAAGTCAAAAAACGTGCAGGgagaaaaagaaatgatTCCACAATGTATGCCAATAGTAATACaatgttaaaaaataattttttacaaaataataaaatgatttataataatatggatcatataaatgataCAAATGAAGCagataaatttttatatgaacaaagaaaaatgatgatgaataataaaatggaAAATATGGGACCCAATATGAATATGACAAACaagaattattttcaaaCAGTAAATAACATGAAAATGAAtgtagaaaataataaaaatctTATAGgtataaatacaaataatatgaataattatcaaagtaatataaatagtaTTAATACTAATATGAATATACCAAAGAACAAAAATTTACATTCAAATAAACAAATGATGtttatgaataataatatgaatatacaTGGGAAAGCcaataaattaaatgatatgGCTAGAGTGAATAGTATAAGTtttaatgaagaaaataaaatgtcCGTTATGAATGACGATACGAGAAtggataataaaatgagGGATATAATGAAAAGTGGTGGGATGGAGgtacatttaaaaaatgaagaatccttatatatgaataatatgtataatatgaatagtAATAATCCAAATAATATACCTAGAATTGGTACAATGAATATTCCAAAACCtatgaataattttaataatatgaatatgcctataaataatataaatgcATATAATAATCACATGATTAATTcgtataataatatgatgatgacaaataatattaacaacataaataatataaataatataaatagtataaatagcataaataacataaatcatacaaataataataataataataataatagtaatattaattttgGTCAGCATATTCAGGCGGTACAATTTATGAATGCCAATATGAATAACGACATGAACAgtaatatgaataatattaataataatcaaatGTTCTTGAATAATAACCAGAATAATGCACATGTTCATATGGTTAACAACATGAATTTGAATCCCTCTGgaaataattcattttttaataattcaaataaaCATCTGAATATGATGACCATGAGctcaaaaaataaaaaaaacgccatattaaaaaatacagaaaataatgaatttgaaaatataaaaagagTACATTCAAACAGCTccaataataataatactaataataataatagtaataatagtaataataaaaaatcgATTAAAATGAATAGCAATGAAAACAATAATACAACAACAactattataaaaaatatacgAGTTGAAAACATAAAGTTTAATGAAAGTGtcaatttaaaaaatgttgaTGGCTTAGATCTAAGTACTAATTTTGTTaatggaaaatatatatccaaattaaataatgatgagaaaatatataatgtagTACATTCTATTGTCAAAGATTCTCTCAAAGATTGTTTAGttgatttttataataatgcaaattatatttttaaagatAAATTAGATTTTGTATGTAATAGTAATACTCCTACctgtaataata from Plasmodium reichenowi strain SY57 chromosome 8, whole genome shotgun sequence harbors:
- a CDS encoding RNA-binding protein, putative; its protein translation is MSLTNSSKIFIGSIPKDVTEEELKTEAAKYGTITQVYYVPATAQSPRGWAFITYEQRSEAYKAIEALDYKCIFPNSQRPLDVRFASYKYNNSNDAQGGNKNVWQKHVTTDGHPYYYNSVTGHSQWEKPKEMSSTNFPGKGSAPSFGPPGANVFVFHLPSHWTDMELYQHFQHFGYVVSARIQRDANGRNKGYGFVSFNNPESALNAIKGMHGFYVSGKHLKVQLKKGEEHYVQMNTPAQPQLTPAQPYSVQQPIIGNHHQPYMTHLMYGGMDSPNQMRYNTYSISR
- a CDS encoding histone acetyltransferase GCN5, which produces MDYLVRNNEYCNVLYDGNELLRKRKINFENDICPYKINYWNNYNNNININNDNMNNEIVNEEFENTYNNTNNNMYYLLGKEDMDEPRLCYKKRNIYNENFKDNLEYYENVNNYDNDNSSNISYKFINNECDKMKKSGESTQENNDNENNNNNDESNNNNNESNNNNNNNESNNNNNNNESNNNNNNESNNNNNNESNNNNHGNNNNSSNNNNNNNNNNNNNNNNNNNNNNNNNNNNNNNNNNNNNNNDKNEDDENTTGKGKKTEVKKRAGRKRNDSTMYANSNTMLKNNFLQNNKMIYNNMDHINDTNEADKFLYEQRKMMMNNKMENMGPNMNMTNKNYFQTVNNMKMNVENNKNLIGINTNNMNNYQSNINSINTNMNIPKNKNLHSNKQMMFMNNNMNIHGKANKLNDMARVNSISFNEENKMSVMNDDTRMDNKMRDIMKSGGMEVHLKNEESLYMNNMYNMNSNNPNNIPRIGTMNIPKPMNNFNNMNMPINNINAYNNHMINSYNNMMMTNNINNINNINNINSINSINNINHTNNNNNNNNSNINFGQHIQAVQFMNANMNNDMNSNMNNINNNQMFLNNNQNNAHVHMVNNMNLNPSGNNSFFNNSNKHLNMMTMSSKNKKNAILKNTENNEFENIKRVHSNSSNNNNTNNNNSNNSNNKKSIKMNSNENNNTTTTIIKNIRVENIKFNESVNLKNVDGLDLSTNFVNGKYISKLNNDEKIYNVVHSIVKDSLKDCLVDFYNNANYIFKDKLDFVCNSNTPTCNNINDLEDNKKDEGDVDKQNYSLEKKENEEHTNNHSDPIMDAVELDVNKISERKEDQIEKDKPNKDNIKNDNTKEDKNQNVDNKTNTSIPRTPKNEVKNVITSSLLSGFNIFSAFSNSNTPNSKKNKYDEEEEKEEKEEKEEEENKKCNDKDDEDKNKSPQNEDNKNIINDNNDNNDNNNNNNNVDKENNLKESIDNLGNVDTDNNIKRDVLNYNNIEDNEQSREYILIEITKSICSIINLQQLMPVNTRIANPNLIYDPNYETIYSKWKTFLRKEQSSGNLISNCFSRDFLHTILLCNYVTIIEDLRKTAVKKKLKYFFLHLCLESGISINVALMLFINATKQSDKLQSLLPSETGLGYLHRDAGGAKEENMGIITFECITNDREPDHLIKLITLKNIFSRQLPKMPREYIVRLVFDRNHYTFCLLKKNTVIGGVCFRPYFEQKFAEIAFLAVTSTEQVKGYGTRLMNHLKEHVKKFGIEYFLTYADNFAIGYFRKQGFSQKISMPKERWFGYIKDYDGGTLMECYIFPNINYLRLSEMLYEQKKTVKKAIHFIKPQVIYKGINYFADNKGAALHPSTIPGLLEVGWKKETREITKKVQHKEVQLKDQILGVLDYLEKQQSAWPFLKPVSLSEAPDYYDIIKEPTDILTMRRKARHGDYKTKEDFGIELKRMFDNCRLYNAPTTIYFKYANELQTLIWPKYEAITDTAK